Proteins encoded by one window of Cannabis sativa cultivar Pink pepper isolate KNU-18-1 chromosome 4, ASM2916894v1, whole genome shotgun sequence:
- the LOC133037034 gene encoding uncharacterized protein LOC133037034 — translation MLNEPSICEKEDVEMIDSSPTWMTPIINYLLSEQLRTDKNEARKLLYSVPRYTIVEGKLYRRGYSMPLLRCVLRAEAREIINEIHEGFCGDHIVSDNGTQFDSELFTEFCERNKIIKSFSSVSRSQANGQVEVVNKTLKDNIKKKLDVAKGRWVNELPQLLWAHRTTEKRVAGYTPFSLAFGSEAMLPV, via the exons ATGTTAAACGAGCCAAGTATATGCGAAAAGGAAGATGTCGAGATGATAGATAGCTCGCCCACATGGATGACACCCATAATCAACTATCTTCTCAGCGAACAACTTCGAACTGACAAAAACGAGGCACGAAAACTCCTATATTCTGTGCCTCGCTACACGATAGTAGAAGGCAAATTGTATAGAAGGGGCTATTCGATGCCCCTCCTACGGTGTGTTCTTCGTGCAGAAGCAAGAGAGATCATCAATGAAATCCATGAAGGCTTTTGTGGGGACCAT ATAGTATCAGATAACGGGACTCAATTTGATAGTGAATTATTCACTGAGTTCTGCGAGAGGAACAAGATAATCAAAAGCTTCTCGTCAGTATCCAGGTCTCAGGCAAATGGACAAGTAGAAGTTGTTAATAAGACCTTGAAGGATAATATCAAGAAGAAACTAGACGTTGCCAAAGGTAGATGGGTCAATGAACTACCTCAATTACTTTGGGCTCACAGGACAACTGAGAAGAGAGTAGCGGGTTATACTCCATTCTCGCTAGCATTTGGCTCAGAGGCAATGTTGCCAGTATAA